CATAGGGTTTTAAGGCAGCAGTGCAGTATAACCCCTTTCTACCTCTTGGTCTGAGTTTCAAGGAGGCTGCTCTTGAGGGTTCTGATCTCGGTCTGGGTCTTGAGGGTTCTGAACTCGGTCTGGGTCTTGAGTGTTCTGATCTCGGTCTGGGTATTGAGGGATCTGAACTCGGTCTGGGTATTGAGGGTTCTGAACTCGGTCTGGGTATTGAGGGTTCTGAACTCGGTCTGCGTATTGAGGGTTCTGAACTCGGTCTGGGTATTGAGGGTTCTGAACTCGGTCTGCGTATTGAGGGTTCTGAACTCAGTCTGGGTCTTGAGGGTTCTGAACTCGGTCTGGGTCTTGAGGGTTCTGAACTCGGTGTGGGTCTTGAGGGTTCTGGTATGGGTATTGAGGGTTATGAACTCGGTCTGGGTATTGAGGGTTCTGAACTCGGTTTGGGTCTTGAGGGTTCTGATCTCGGTCTGAGTCTTGAGGGTTCTGATCTCGGTGTGGGCCTTGAGGGTTCTGATCTCGGTTTGGGTCTTGAGGGTTCTGATCTCGGTGTGGGCCTTGAGGGTTCTGATCTCGGTGTGGGCCTTGAGGGTTCTGATCTCGGTGTGGGCCTTGAGGGTTCTGATCTTTGTCTGGGTCTTGAGGGTTCTGATCTCGGTGTGGGCCTTGAGGGTTCTGATCTCGGTGTGGGTCTTAAGGGTTCTGATCTCGGTGTGGGCCTTGAGGGTTCTGATCTTTGTCTGGGTCTTGAGAGCTCCAGTCTGACTACTTGTATGTTTCTACAGCAGGGCCAGTCAAACTGCCCCCTTTAAACCCTACCAGGGTCGTTTTCATTAGggaacaccgtagcaaaacgttgtgcaacagaaaaaacaaaaacaagccttccttattggacaagttctggtagtccctctctgtttcagtccgtttggtgcctaatgaacacgacccaggtctaGACCAGGGCGTAGTCAAACTGCCCCCTCTCTACGCCCTCCTTGTGTTCGGTCCAGGAGGAGGATGGCATGCGGCTGTAGGGGTCCAGCAGGATGCGGAAGCAGCGCACCAgcaggaagacaaggaagagcaTGAGGAGCCCCACGAAGGCAAAGGCCGTCCTCTGCTCCGCGTCGCCCCCCACCAGAGCAGGGCTGCTGGGGGGCCCAGGGAGGGAGGGCCCAGGGGACAGCAGCAGCTCATAGTCCAGGGTGGGGACATCGCTCATCCTCCAAGCAGCCCGTCGGCAGAACTTACACACAGACTGGATGGTGGGGGGAGCGGGCAAGAGGTGGGCCACAGTTGGGGGTACAACCAGACAGACGGTTGGACAGACTGATGTGTTCTAGTCAGCCTTTGTTTATCCTTTGAGATGTTAGTCTCTTTGAGATGAAGTGTCTACTTCAAGAGAGATTTGGTCTTGATCCCTTCTGACAGGGTGATAGACAAACAGTATGATCAGACCTAGGATCTCTTCCCCTCACAGTGAACCAACCGTAGGCAGTAGAAGACAACAACAGCACGTGTTCATCATAACCCTGTCGtatccactcacacagacagccgCCTGGACAAATAGGACATGACACTAGCACCTGCCAGAGTGAATAAACATAGCAGTACAACAGGGAAGTGTAGTAGTACTCTCCAGTTCTCTCAATGGGGGCTAATAGTGTGCAGATGGGACCCTCATACCCAGGTGRTGTCTGTAGTGGATGGTGATTGAATGAGCTGACAGCAGCATGTGCCTCGTGATCAACAGGGCCAATAATATTTGTGAAAACAGTGTGTCATTTGGAGGGttgcctgtgtctctgtgtgtgtgtgtgtgtgtgtgtgtgtgtgtgtgtgtgtgtgtgtgtgtggtgtgtgtgatgtggtgtgtgtgtgtgtggtgtgtttttacaaaaaaataagagAGGCTAGAATGCTAATGAAATTACAGAGCGGTCAGTGGATCAATGGCGCTGAATGTGAAAGCAACACGCAGCACGTCGTGCTAGCGTTAGATGTTAAATAAGCCTTTTTCTCCAGGGTAGAGACAGTGAGTGGGTTTGACAAGTGGAGCCTCTGTCTATAGCCCTGTGGGTGTCTAACAAGGTAACACTTTCACCAWGCAGTCTTCCGATAGAGTGTGTACTTTTAGGATTGAAAACTCCTTTCAAATATAGGGWACAAGAGATTTTGTTaagttctgtgtctgtctgtgaatgGATTTGCACAGTCACTGGTAGGGTAGGACTGTGTGGAAGAAGAGGACCTCTGAAAGAAGGCTTGGTTCCTTCTGGRGTACCAAGCTAAGCCTTACTCCGGTTCTGTAACCGAACAGTAACTGCTTCTCCTCCGAGTGACTTCACAACTTCCTCCCCTCACACAACCTGAAAGCACATGAAAACACAACAGTCATCATTCCCATTATTACCACTGACTAACATTAACATAATGTTGTATCCATTATTTATGATTGTTATGGGGCTAAAAATGATATGGTTAATGCTTGACCAAGAACTTCATTAGACCATATCCACGACAGAGAACTTTAAAACCCTGCAAACTCCACTAAATACTCCCATTGTTAGACTAGGGTCAATAAGTAACAATTACATTCTGACATTTCCCAGCTGCTGTAGCGAGTGTTACACTGCTTGATTACACTCATTTAGGGGAGGATTACAGTGGTATTAGAAGAGCATTAACCGTAATGAATACACTCTTGTAAACGTTGATATCACAAAATGTCACATTCGTACATCAGCACACTGTTTCAGCAGTTTTTGTTCAATGAAAAAATAACAAGTCATGTGGAATCAAATGGTTTCTCATMAATTATATAAATCACATCTCCAGGACAGCCGAATCGGGTTTCAAATCAGAGGTAAAGTACACCAGGCCATTACCAGACCATTCCCACAAACCCCTGCCACATTCAGTGGGAAGAGGTAATTTGgcacacagaggacagagaggttgGACAGAGCCAGGTTGGAGTACAGTTTTTGGCATCTTTTACCTCTCCCCTAGCAAGTCGTCCTTGACAAGGTGCTTCACACATAACGCTGACACACTACTGTATCTCGAAAAAAGTATGTGGCATTGTACATTCTCACCTCTGCTAATACTAGTCTACATTGTAGACTcgctctctcacttcctccctctcctctcgacCTCTGAGCCGGAGATGGTGTGCTATTCAATCAGTGTTATTCAATCACCAGCTCCCCAGTGGTCTCCACTCCTGACACACAGCTCCCTGCTGACTCTGGGTGGCTGCCTCCCCAGCTGTAAGGACTGGCTACATGCATGTTACACGCTGAGAATGATGGTCTTTCATTAAGCACTAAAATTGAGAACAGGAGTGAGGGTACTTTAATATAAATTGAGAAGGggcaaaatttgatttgattgtgtgcGTAGCGGTTCTTTTGGGAGAAGGGGGGTCTACAGTTCATGGACGTGCACAtacatctaaaatataatttttccctccagaaatgagcccaataTAACATATTGGTCAATATTATCAGGCTGATTCAGCATAGTGGCTCTAAATAAATAGGCTGAGGGTTGCCCATCTGCATTTACCCTATTGGGCTCATCATTAGCTAGATCACTTAGCCTAAAGTTTAGAGTTATCTTGTTACTCATTATAGTAACATTGATGACTTGAATGTCCACAAAAAACGTTCCACTGGCACTCACTCAATCATGTACTGTGAATataatcagagaggaagaggctaagCAAGAGGGCttactctgcccaaaatctgtgCACGAAAAATAAGACCAAATTGAGGCATTTGTATGGAAGTCAATGAGTGtggaatttggtcaacaacaaaaatgaatcgctaatttgctacgtgagaCTTATTTGTTTGAATAAAAGTTTCATAACGGTTTGGTTGCTAGAATGCACTGGTGTGTTTTCCCGCGACTGCATTAAGAATGTTAGGCTACAATGACTGGGCTCGCATTTCTCTCCCCCTGTGCAGCACTCGCAATTTGAATGTGCCTCGAGAGGAATATAATTTTGTCGCATAGACTGCGACAGGCTAAACAATTGAATAAGTCAACTATTCCACTYTGGGGTTGTCTGATTTTGCTGTTGGTTCCTCGTGTTGTTGGTtgtggaaaatgtaaatgtggacaccaatttttttttgtgataattaaaataacaaaaagtaTCGGGTCTCGGAAACGGCGGGAcccgtgtatgtgtgcgtgtgtgagctgGAAACCTTGCAAGGTGACGTCTCCCTCTGATTGTGGGAGATAGTGGAAYGTTACAGTGCTGCCCAGCAGTAGTGGTTCCCTCTCCACTGACCAGTGCCTGCCCAGCATggcacagagaccagagacagatggcAGTGCACCACATGACACACACAACTattacaacacaacacagtacagGCATGCAGTTGAGCCTGACTAGCTGTGAGACTGTCCATCTGCTACTTCAGAGCCACACATGTCCCTCGGCATGGGGGTTCATCACACCTGCACATaagccaaacacacacaattgAGGCATCTCAATTATTTCCTCTGACACAAgtccagaatagaaaaaggaagTAGAGAAGTAGAAAGGGAAAGTATTAAAGTAAGTAAAAAAGGCATAACAGACTGCTGGCTGAGAATGTCCCCCCTTGGGGAATGACAACGGGACAGGAAGTACATCTCCCTGCAGTGCCTGTGGCTCCTTGCTTCGTgcctgtgggtctgtgtgtgacagagacagagtacTTATGAAACTGGCTGCTGTTCAATAGGCTCGAAATCACCCTGAGATAAACATTTAACTAATCACCTGTCACATGTTCCAGTGAGCAGACTCACCTCCACACAAACAGTGGCTATGGATTCAATCATCCAATCATAGGAAACTTTAACTGGAGTTGCACTGTTCTTTAAAAGGTCATTCCCGAACTCTCTTTCTTTTTAGACTACAGTATGAAAACAAACTATTGATTTTACTTGGAATTGAAAGTTTGCaaggttacattttaaatttGGCAAGTGTACAAAGAGACCTAGCACTCTCCAAATGTAGGTTTTTGATATCTAGTAGCTTTGTAAAATCCCAAACTCGATAGAACTGACCTTGATCGTGTGTTAGAAAGAGGATATCACAAAGCTCTAACCACCCTCTCTGTCACTGAGGCGTCAAGGGAAATAATTGTTCTGTGGCTGTcagtcaaagtgtgtgtgtggaggcttcTGTCACCCATGATGGAACATCTCATCCAGGACAACACTCCTTGGTATCAGATGGATGCAGCAACTGCAACACTGGACTggcctgaggctgcaggggaaactGCTGCTCTAGACTGTGCTGACCACGCTGTCTCCCATTCCATGTACCAGAATGCTGCCGTTGGCCAGGACATTCTCACCTTTACTGTTAAGGCGAGGCTGCAAGTTTTACCAACAAAATATAATCTAGCACTCTGGCACCCTGCAAACCATGCCCCATTTTGTAATCTACATGAGTCAAATGTAATGGAGTCCATTGCCCATGTTGTGAATGGCTGCTGTTCATAAAAGGATTTGTACATTYCTAGACATGACCGCCTTGTCGACCTGATAGCCAGCGAGGTGAAACAAGTAGTCTCACCAACAGCACACATGCATAAACACTCATGTAAGGGGAAGCTGGTTGATGTTGATGATAATGTGTTTTCCTGTGGGCCAAATACGCCAGATATTGTTGTTGTGGGGGAAGGCCATGGGGAGGAGCTCCTTCTGGAAGTGGGCTGCTCATTGGACGGCTACATGGTGCAGGCCTTTGCCTAGAAGCTGCTTAAATACCAGCTCCTCGTGGGGCTTGGACAGTCTCGGGTGTAGGTGCAAGCTGGTGGCTCTAATATTTGGCAGTCTCGGCCACATACACAGACTTGCAGTGCGTGGCCTCCAGATTCTGGGCCTGAAAAAAAACTAGGCCAAAGCAATTggctaggtactgctctgtttcagctgtcgtgggcagcctagctgtttggAGGAGGTGCTTTCTGTATCCTTGAGTGCCATGCATACATGTTTGGAtcagtggaaaactgattggatttgaaaaatgtatcattgtgtactttttacccctttttctccccaactggtagttacagtcttgttccattgctgcaactcct
This window of the Salvelinus sp. IW2-2015 linkage group LG16, ASM291031v2, whole genome shotgun sequence genome carries:
- the LOC111976128 gene encoding LOW QUALITY PROTEIN: cortexin-1-like (The sequence of the model RefSeq protein was modified relative to this genomic sequence to represent the inferred CDS: deleted 2 bases in 1 codon) produces the protein MSPPWTMSCCCPLGPPSLGPPAALLVGGDAEQRTAFAFVGLLMLFLVFLLVRCFRILLDPYSRMPSSSWTEHKEGVERGQFDYALV